One Aegilops tauschii subsp. strangulata cultivar AL8/78 chromosome 7, Aet v6.0, whole genome shotgun sequence genomic window carries:
- the LOC109732005 gene encoding squamosa promoter-binding-like protein 10 encodes MSNGRMNAAAGDDLPLGAMQPPPYVGFELAGMMAGGGGGGQRHEGAMISDNFDFAAAATAFNRLREAPHHQMLALPPNGNGTGGLVLMAPPPMSRMQLQMPPMAMHGHSDVYPALGMVKREVGAGDEGRIGLNHGRRTYFPTGDMMAVDRMLMRSRLGSVFGLGFGRAHRQPPQCQVEDCKADLSGAKHYHRRHKVCEYHAKASLISAAGKQQRFCQQCSRFHVLTEFDEAKRSCRKRLAEHNHRRSKPAAGSARAASKVLAPPSKKPNASGISSSYATNNNTLSATNKSTISSNTSATSCLKQVQASVATARRMTLTLGVPPEKERRQQQLSNAMQLHHQREQQHFITSLLHRNVNNSNIMSCSSVCSSTMPSVAAANGRVSDQNNNNTNGSNQANNSMLMFEVDFM; translated from the exons ATGAGCAACGGCAGGATGAACGCCGCGGCGGGCGACGACTTACCGTTAGGGGCAATGCAGCCGCCGCCCTACGTCGGCTTTGAGCTCGCCGGCATGATGGCTGgtggcggaggaggaggccagcgcCACGAGGGGGCGATGATATCCGACAACTTCGACTTCGCGGCGGCAGCGACCGCCTTCAACCGGTTACGGGAGGCGCCGCACCACCAGATGCTGGCGCTGCCGCCCAACGGCAATGGCACCGGTGGGCTGGTCCTTATGGCGCCGCCGCCCATGTCCAGGATGCAGCTGCAGATGCCGCCCATGGCCATGCACGGTCACAGTGACGTGTACCCGGCTCTTGGGATGGTGAAGCGCGAGGTCGGCGCCGGAGACGAGGGGAGGATCGGCTTGAACCACGGCCGGCGGACCTACTTCCCCACCGGCGACATGATGGCGGTGGACCGGATGCTCATGCGGTCCCGTCTCGGCAGCGTGTTCGGCCTGGGATTCGGCCGCGCCCACCGCCAACCGCCTCAGTGCCAGGTGGAGGACTGCAAGGCCGACCTCTCCGGCGCCAAGCACTACCACCGGCGCCACAAGGTGTGCGAGTACCACGCCAAGGCCTCCCTCATCTCCGCTGCCGGCAAGCAGCAGCGCTTCTGCCAGCAATGCAGCAG GTTCCACGTGCTCACGGAGTTTGACGAGGCCAAGAGGAGCTGCCGGAAGCGGCTCGCAGAGCACAACCATCGCCGGAGTAAACCGGCGGCCGGCAGCGCGAGGGCGGCGTCCAAGGTCTTGGCGCCACCTTCCAAGAAACCCAACGCCAGCGGCATCTCCAGCTCCTACGCCACCAACAATAACA CTTTGAGCGCGACCAACAAGTCGACCATCTCGTCCAACACGAGCGCGACCAGCTGCCTTAAGCAAGTCCAGGCCAGCGTAGCGACGGCGAGGCGGATGACGCTCACCCTGGGCGTGCCGCCAGAGAAGGAGCGCCGCCAGCAGCAGCTCAGCAATGCCATGCAGCTCCACCACCAACGGGAGCAGCAGCACTTCATTACCTCCCTCCTGCACAGAAACGTCAACAACAGCAACATCATGTCATGTTCCTCTGTGTGCTCCAGCACGATGCCATCGGTGGCGGCTGCCAACGGCCGGGTCTCCgaccagaacaacaacaacaccaatgGCAGCAACCAAGCCAACAACAGCATGCTTATGTTTGAGgttgacttcatgtag